From Lonchura striata isolate bLonStr1 chromosome 3, bLonStr1.mat, whole genome shotgun sequence, one genomic window encodes:
- the CCR6 gene encoding C-C chemokine receptor type 6, whose amino-acid sequence MNFTDLHSTDYPYYSDYVNLITSPCSKQEVRNFTKAFLPVAYSLICIIGLFGNIFVVMTFALYERAKSMTDVYLFNMAIADILFTLTLPLWAMNYATDEWIFGDFICKMTRGIYAINFSCGMLLLAFISVDRYIAIVQATKSFKLRARTLAHSKLICLAVWISSILISSPSFLYNESYSFSMNETKEICDHRSGRISESTMLKSLLLWLQVAFGFFIPFIFMIFCYTFIVKSLQQAQNSKRNKAIRVIVLIVAVFLICQVPYNIVLLITAVNMGKIDKSCDNDKIMAYAKYTTEAIAFLHCCVNPVLYAFIGVKFRSYFVKLMKDLWCKRHKKDNKRSSRTNSDTYHSRQTSEILTDSGSSFTI is encoded by the exons ATGAATTTT ACAGACCTTCATTCCACAGATTACCCCTACTATTCAGACTATGTTAATCTGATCACATCGCCTTGTTCTAAGCAGGAAGTCAGGAATTTCACAAAAGCATTTCTGCCAGTTGCATATTCATTGATTTGTATCATCGGCCTCTTTGGTAACATCTTTGTGGTGATGACCTTCGCTTTATATGAGAGAGCCAAGTCCATGACGGATGTGTACCTCTTCAACATGGCCATAGCAGACATACTGTTTACTCTTACTCTTCCACTGTGGGCAATGAATTATGCCACTGATGAGTGGATTTTTGGTGATTTCATTTGCAAAATGACTAGAGGTATCTATGCAATCAACTTCAGCTGTGGCATGCTGCTTTTGGCCTTTATCAGCGTGGACCGGTACATTGCTATCGTACAGGCAACAAAGTCTTTTAAACTCAGGGCAAGGACTCTCGCACATAGTAAACTCATTTGTCTGGCTGTGTGGATATCATCAATTCTAATCTCTAGTCCCTCTTTTCTGTACAATGAAAGTTACAGCTTCTCCATGAATGAAACCAAAGAGATTTGTGATCACAGATCTGGCAGGATTTCTGAAAGCACTATGCTGAAATCGCTGCTGTTATGGCTACAAGTtgcatttggattttttatACCTTTCATATTCATGATTTTTTGCTACACCTTCATTGTCAAATCCTTACAACAAGCTCAGAATtccaaaagaaacaaagcaataCGTGTGATTGTATTAATTGTAGCTGTTTTTCTAATTTGCCAGGTACCTTATAACATTGTTCTTCTCATAACAGCTGTCAACATGGGCAAGATTGACAAATCTTGTGACAATGACAAGATAATGGCTTATGCAAAATACACCACTGAAGCCATAGCATTTTTACACTGTTGTGTGAACCCTGTGCTCTATGCGTTTATTGGAGTGAAGTTCAGAAGTTATTTTGTGAAGCTAATGAAGGACCTATGGTGCAAGAGGCACAAGAAAGACAATAAACGTAGTTCAAGGACAAACTCTGATACTTACCATTCAAGACAGACTAGTGAAATTCTGACTGACAGTGGATCATCTTTTACTATATAA